A region of Moorena sp. SIOASIH DNA encodes the following proteins:
- a CDS encoding peptidoglycan bridge formation glycyltransferase FemA/FemB family protein — protein sequence MDSQIIDFLSPLWGETLKQLRHDIYHLADYVTLESRRNQGIPEAIVIADGDKIFFVPYLLRQCDDICAQDSADLFDVVSPYGYPGILLSEAAVSTPGFPDAAMAEFKRVLSVKGVCSAFLRLHPILNHNINELFNPNPFTFNGETISIDLTLPESEIWSHTRKDHRNKINKCKRAGITARMVPFKDYIQEFIEVYQETMDRVGASGFYYFNYDYFVGLLEILGEQLHLCIVELDNQIISAGIYTECCGIVQAVLGGTKTQFFKQSPSVLETDFVRLWAKERGNEFLNLGGGVGGAKDSLYNFKAGFSKQRHNFLTLRLITDEEKYRYLVDLRAKALNTDPEKLLQSKFFPAYRCSH from the coding sequence ATGGATAGTCAAATCATTGATTTTTTAAGCCCGTTATGGGGAGAAACCCTAAAGCAATTACGTCATGATATCTATCATCTAGCCGACTATGTTACTTTAGAGTCTAGACGAAATCAAGGCATACCGGAAGCAATTGTAATAGCAGATGGGGATAAAATTTTCTTCGTTCCTTATTTACTGCGCCAATGTGATGACATTTGCGCTCAAGACTCAGCAGATTTATTTGATGTAGTCTCTCCCTATGGTTATCCAGGAATTTTATTAAGTGAGGCAGCCGTTAGCACACCAGGGTTTCCTGATGCAGCAATGGCTGAATTCAAACGTGTGTTATCTGTCAAGGGAGTATGTTCAGCCTTCTTGCGACTTCATCCCATACTTAATCATAACATTAATGAATTATTTAACCCTAACCCGTTTACCTTCAATGGCGAGACAATCTCCATTGATTTAACACTCCCTGAGTCTGAAATCTGGAGTCATACCCGCAAAGATCATCGCAATAAGATTAATAAGTGTAAGCGTGCTGGGATCACAGCCAGAATGGTTCCATTTAAAGACTACATTCAGGAATTTATTGAAGTCTATCAAGAGACTATGGATCGGGTAGGTGCTTCAGGGTTTTATTATTTTAACTATGATTACTTTGTGGGACTCTTAGAGATTCTAGGAGAGCAACTTCACCTCTGTATCGTTGAACTGGATAATCAAATCATATCCGCTGGTATTTACACAGAATGCTGTGGCATCGTTCAAGCTGTACTGGGTGGAACTAAAACCCAGTTTTTCAAACAATCTCCAAGTGTTTTAGAAACAGATTTTGTCCGACTCTGGGCTAAAGAACGCGGCAATGAATTTTTGAACCTTGGCGGTGGTGTAGGAGGCGCAAAAGATAGTCTCTACAATTTCAAAGCGGGTTTCTCCAAGCAAAGACACAACTTCCTGACACTACGTTTAATTACTGATGAAGAAAAGTATCGTTATCTTGTTGATTTACGAGCCAAAGCATTAAACACTGACCCAGAAAAACTCCTCCAGTCCAAATTCTTCCCCGCCTATCGTTGTAGTCATTAA
- a CDS encoding aminotransferase class I/II-fold pyridoxal phosphate-dependent enzyme, with amino-acid sequence MNKPILLSTPHMGDQELEFVKEAFETNWIAPVGPHVDAFEQEFCQVVGTPHAAAVSSGTAALHLALRLVGVKSGDEVFCSTLTFIATASAITYLGAKPVFIDCDRTSWNMDPDLLRQALDWRARLGKLPKALVLVHLYGQSADIDPILEVCDRYEIPVIEDAAEALGATYKGRSPGTFGEIGIYSFNGNKIITTSGGGMLVSNHPDFVSKARFLATQARDPAPHYQHSHIGYNYRLSNILAGVGRGQLRVLNQRVAARRRNFEIYQEALAELPGIKFMPEAPYGRATRWLTCLTINPDAFGADREQVRLALAAKQIETRPVWKPLHLQPVFAECDSIGGAIAEDLFEHGLCLPSGSNLTTEDLERVIEGIKATSRCLVHK; translated from the coding sequence ATGAATAAACCAATTCTTTTGTCTACACCCCACATGGGTGATCAGGAACTGGAGTTTGTTAAAGAAGCCTTTGAAACAAATTGGATTGCGCCAGTGGGTCCCCATGTGGATGCCTTTGAGCAAGAATTTTGCCAAGTTGTAGGTACTCCCCACGCGGCTGCTGTTAGTTCTGGCACAGCAGCCTTGCATCTAGCGCTACGGCTAGTTGGGGTTAAATCAGGGGATGAAGTCTTTTGCTCTACCCTTACCTTTATTGCTACTGCTAGCGCAATTACTTATTTGGGAGCCAAGCCAGTCTTCATCGACTGCGATCGCACTAGCTGGAATATGGATCCCGACTTACTGCGGCAAGCTCTAGATTGGCGAGCTCGACTGGGTAAATTACCTAAAGCCTTGGTTTTGGTTCATCTGTATGGTCAAAGTGCTGATATTGATCCGATTTTAGAGGTTTGCGATCGCTACGAGATTCCCGTGATTGAAGACGCTGCTGAAGCCTTAGGTGCCACCTACAAAGGTCGCTCTCCGGGAACCTTTGGGGAAATTGGTATTTACTCCTTCAATGGCAATAAAATTATTACTACCTCTGGTGGCGGCATGTTGGTTTCAAACCATCCTGATTTTGTCAGCAAAGCTCGTTTTCTCGCAACCCAAGCCCGAGACCCAGCCCCCCATTACCAGCACTCACACATTGGCTACAACTATCGCCTCAGCAATATTTTAGCTGGAGTTGGTCGTGGTCAATTGCGGGTTTTGAATCAAAGAGTAGCAGCCAGACGGCGTAACTTCGAGATTTACCAGGAAGCCTTGGCAGAGCTGCCAGGAATAAAATTTATGCCAGAAGCCCCCTATGGACGAGCCACGCGCTGGTTAACTTGCCTAACCATTAACCCTGATGCCTTTGGAGCCGATCGAGAGCAGGTTCGCCTGGCTTTGGCTGCAAAGCAAATTGAAACCCGTCCTGTCTGGAAACCATTACACTTGCAACCTGTATTTGCTGAGTGTGACTCTATTGGTGGTGCGATCGCAGAAGATTTATTTGAGCATGGTCTTTGCCTACCTTCTGGTTCCAATCTTACCACTGAAGACCTAGAGCGGGTGATTGAAGGGATTAAGGCAACCTCTCGTTGTCTAGTACACAAGTAA
- a CDS encoding glycosyltransferase encodes MKILYLTTGVSIGGAELMLYHLLSKINRNRFSPVVLSLMGRDTVGDRIESLGIPVVHMGLEPGKVPTLKAFSNLINTVNTLKPDLIQGWMYHGNIAAKLASIFYHHKIPLLWSIHHSIYSLSSENKMTASLIRSGAIISKFIQGICFVSNQSKLQHEALGYSSQNSCVIPNGFDTSLFKPSLEARAAVRSELGLSDQSVLIGLIGRYHPMKDHPNFIRAASLLVKEFPDIHFIMVGTEVDQDNNFLSSLIQDLGLSNHFHLLGERSDIPRLTAALDINTLASAYGEAFPLVIGEAMSSGVPCVVTDVGDSAWIVGNTGRVVPPRNSEALARAWKELILMGNEGRKVLGKAARSRIIDSFSINSVVAQYESLYKLILA; translated from the coding sequence ATGAAAATACTATACCTTACCACTGGAGTCTCAATAGGAGGTGCGGAGTTGATGTTATATCATCTCCTATCCAAGATAAACCGAAACCGCTTTAGTCCAGTGGTACTGTCTCTAATGGGGCGTGATACGGTAGGCGATCGCATTGAATCTTTGGGTATACCTGTTGTTCATATGGGTCTTGAACCAGGAAAGGTTCCAACCCTAAAGGCATTCTCTAATTTAATTAATACGGTGAATACTCTCAAGCCTGACCTAATTCAGGGGTGGATGTATCACGGGAATATAGCTGCCAAATTAGCTAGTATTTTTTATCACCATAAAATTCCACTTTTGTGGAGCATCCATCATTCAATTTATTCCTTATCATCTGAGAATAAAATGACAGCATCCTTGATTAGAAGTGGCGCTATTATTTCTAAATTTATCCAGGGAATTTGCTTTGTATCTAATCAAAGTAAATTACAGCATGAAGCCTTGGGATATTCTTCGCAAAACAGCTGTGTAATTCCTAATGGATTTGATACGTCTTTATTTAAACCATCCCTGGAAGCTAGAGCAGCTGTTCGTTCTGAGTTAGGGTTGTCTGATCAATCGGTTTTAATCGGATTGATTGGTCGTTATCATCCAATGAAGGATCACCCTAATTTTATCCGGGCTGCTTCATTGTTAGTCAAAGAATTTCCTGATATACATTTTATTATGGTTGGCACAGAAGTTGATCAAGATAATAATTTTTTATCTTCGTTGATTCAGGACTTAGGACTATCGAATCATTTCCACTTACTAGGAGAACGCAGTGATATTCCTCGCCTTACTGCTGCTTTAGATATTAATACTCTGGCTTCTGCCTATGGGGAAGCCTTTCCTTTAGTTATTGGAGAGGCGATGTCGAGTGGTGTTCCCTGTGTGGTCACAGATGTCGGTGATTCAGCCTGGATTGTGGGTAATACCGGACGAGTGGTACCCCCAAGAAACTCAGAAGCATTGGCTAGGGCTTGGAAAGAGCTAATTTTGATGGGTAATGAAGGTAGGAAAGTGTTAGGAAAAGCAGCAAGATCTAGAATTATTGATTCCTTTTCTATAAACTCAGTAGTCGCTCAATATGAGAGTTTATATAAACTTATTTTAGCATAG
- a CDS encoding glycosyltransferase family 4 protein: MNRLLIITTIPDTLRGFLLPLAHHFRFEGWRVDAMAQGVSACEECLAAFDQVWDVQWSRNPLDPQNLLLAPRTIQEVMAQKNYDIVHVHTPVAAFITRYALRGLRKQGKPRVIYTAHGFHFYRGGQPLKNALFLTLEKLAGLWTDYLVVINHEDKEAAKQYNIVPPKQIHYMPGIGVDLEYYNFDSTPVAEVMAVYEELGIAPENPLFLSVAEFIPRKHHQDILRAFACLERPDVHLALAGDGDEEWTQQMQDLASALGIKPQVHFLGFRRDIPTLIQASIATLLVSEQEGLPRSVMESLCLETPVIGTNIRGTRDLLAGDCGLLVEVGDIEGIAQAMTWVLDHPEDALAMGKRGREYMSAYDLQNILELHEALYSEAISDRILTPLGTGLWPVYNDSM; this comes from the coding sequence ATGAATAGACTTTTAATCATAACTACTATTCCGGATACACTCCGTGGCTTCCTGCTTCCCTTGGCTCACCACTTCCGGTTTGAAGGCTGGCGGGTAGATGCTATGGCTCAGGGAGTTTCGGCTTGTGAGGAATGCTTGGCAGCTTTTGACCAGGTTTGGGATGTGCAGTGGTCACGCAATCCCTTGGATCCACAGAATTTACTGTTGGCTCCGCGAACTATCCAAGAAGTAATGGCTCAAAAGAACTATGATATTGTTCATGTACATACCCCAGTAGCGGCTTTTATTACTCGTTATGCTCTAAGGGGTTTGAGAAAGCAGGGAAAACCCAGGGTAATTTACACGGCTCATGGCTTTCACTTCTATCGTGGGGGGCAACCTTTAAAAAATGCTTTGTTCCTGACATTGGAAAAATTGGCTGGACTTTGGACTGACTATTTAGTAGTAATTAATCATGAGGATAAAGAGGCAGCTAAGCAATATAATATTGTGCCACCAAAACAGATTCATTATATGCCAGGAATCGGTGTTGATTTGGAATACTACAATTTTGATTCGACTCCTGTAGCTGAGGTGATGGCAGTATACGAGGAGCTGGGAATAGCACCGGAAAATCCACTATTTTTGTCAGTTGCTGAGTTTATCCCTCGCAAGCATCATCAGGATATTTTAAGGGCATTTGCCTGTTTGGAGCGACCTGATGTCCACTTGGCATTGGCAGGAGATGGAGATGAAGAGTGGACTCAACAAATGCAAGACTTGGCATCAGCTCTAGGTATTAAACCTCAGGTACATTTCCTTGGTTTCCGCCGGGATATTCCCACCCTGATACAAGCCTCAATTGCAACACTGTTGGTTTCAGAACAAGAAGGACTTCCTAGAAGTGTGATGGAGTCGTTGTGCCTGGAAACACCAGTGATTGGCACAAATATCCGTGGCACTAGGGATTTGCTGGCAGGAGACTGTGGTCTTTTGGTTGAGGTGGGGGATATCGAGGGAATCGCTCAGGCCATGACCTGGGTATTAGACCATCCTGAAGACGCCTTAGCTATGGGCAAACGTGGACGGGAGTACATGAGTGCTTATGATTTACAAAACATTCTGGAACTCCATGAGGCTTTGTATAGTGAAGCAATAAGCGATCGCATTTTGACACCTTTAGGCACTGGACTTTGGCCTGTTTATAATGACTCTATGTAA
- a CDS encoding sugar transferase, whose product MTNNITSHKLQQLIKDIADRFLAATALIVLSPVILILAIAIYFSMARPIVFSQLRPGKDGRIFKFYKFRTMTDDCDGDGNLLPDEERLTAIGEFLRETSLDELPQLWNVLKGDMSFVGPRPLLVEYLDRYNCEQARRHEVKPGITGWAQVNGRNTISWENKFKCDVWYVDKWNLWLDFKILFLTFIKVTKREGIVNPTHSTLSEFQGSSPSC is encoded by the coding sequence ATGACTAACAATATTACTAGCCATAAATTACAACAACTAATCAAGGATATTGCGGACAGATTTTTGGCTGCAACTGCTCTGATTGTTTTATCGCCTGTTATCCTAATTCTTGCGATCGCAATCTATTTCAGTATGGCAAGACCAATTGTTTTCAGCCAACTAAGACCGGGGAAAGATGGTCGTATTTTCAAGTTCTATAAATTCCGCACCATGACCGATGATTGCGACGGCGATGGTAATCTACTTCCCGATGAAGAACGCCTGACCGCAATTGGTGAATTTCTACGGGAAACCAGTTTAGATGAACTTCCTCAACTTTGGAATGTTCTGAAAGGGGATATGAGTTTTGTCGGACCTCGTCCTTTACTGGTGGAGTATTTAGATCGCTACAATTGTGAACAAGCACGCCGCCATGAAGTTAAACCTGGTATTACGGGTTGGGCACAGGTTAATGGTCGCAACACCATTAGTTGGGAAAATAAATTCAAATGTGATGTTTGGTACGTTGATAAGTGGAATCTGTGGCTTGATTTTAAAATCCTATTCCTAACCTTTATTAAAGTGACCAAGCGCGAAGGTATTGTTAACCCAACCCACTCTACATTAAGTGAGTTTCAGGGTAGCTCTCCCTCTTGTTAA
- a CDS encoding restriction endonuclease: protein MDEVVRKVAALGLPGVILLITMATTGLTGAAAITAALAMLGPFGMIGGIGFLGVVGIAADGLSKFGLEALLVGIYKQRQEEGESKASLCKEIKGLMVSRDLKRKLKAEVKNGKSSVEDRRESKSSKNIDEQLDAIDQMTGREFEKFLAKLFKQLGYQVKRTPATADYGADLVIKKGDIKAVVQAKRKQGSVGIKAVQEVTGAIGYYQANLGLVITNSKFTETAKELAAKTDIMLFDRDDFKKLIKNGYDVG from the coding sequence TATGGCAACAACGGGGTTAACTGGAGCAGCGGCGATCACAGCAGCTTTGGCAATGTTAGGTCCATTTGGAATGATCGGAGGCATTGGTTTTCTTGGGGTTGTGGGAATAGCTGCTGATGGCTTATCGAAATTCGGACTTGAAGCGTTACTGGTTGGAATATATAAACAGCGCCAAGAAGAAGGAGAATCTAAAGCATCTTTGTGTAAAGAGATTAAAGGCTTAATGGTTTCTCGTGATTTGAAACGTAAACTTAAAGCAGAAGTTAAGAATGGTAAATCTTCGGTTGAGGATAGGCGTGAATCAAAGTCGTCAAAGAATATTGATGAACAGTTAGATGCAATTGATCAAATGACGGGGAGGGAGTTTGAAAAATTTCTGGCTAAATTATTTAAGCAACTGGGCTACCAAGTGAAGCGCACTCCAGCAACTGCGGATTATGGAGCCGATCTGGTAATTAAAAAAGGGGATATAAAGGCTGTTGTTCAAGCCAAGAGAAAACAAGGTAGCGTAGGGATTAAGGCCGTTCAGGAAGTAACAGGGGCAATTGGCTATTATCAGGCGAACCTGGGACTAGTTATCACTAATAGTAAGTTTACAGAAACTGCCAAAGAACTGGCAGCTAAGACTGACATTATGCTTTTTGATAGGGATGATTTTAAAAAATTAATTAAAAATGGATATGACGTAGGGTAA